The DNA sequence TGCGATGCCCAGGTACAACCAGCTGTAACAATCACAAAGCTTGAGAAGCAGCTGGGAAAACATTGCAAAGCTAATAACGATTCGGAAATGTTCCTGCCCTTTGGCTGCCCATGCACTGCCCCTGCATGCCCATCCCAAGCTCCTCTGGACACAGCAGTGTAAAGGTGGGTGTGTTAACCACCCCATGCACAAGGAGATGTCCAAAATCTCCAGGAGTCTGGCACCAAATCATCAATTATGATGGGGCTGGAGAACAGTTAGAAGAAAAAGACTCCTACCAAGCAAAGGtggcagaagcagcaaaacAGATTTAAGCAGGCAGGGTCTGGGCTTTCAAGCCTGTGCCTGTACATTGCCGCTGTCCTTGTCTGCGCCTACTGAAGATGGACAACTGACAGCTAAAACTGGAGCTGGTCTCAGGCATGAGCAGCAAGCCCTAAGAAACACTTGCACGGGACTGGATCTAGAGCATacacaagtgatttgcagaattCAAAACTGGCACAATGTGGCTGCTCTGCTCTAGAGccttccctttctttctctcctcaCCAGTGCAAAAGACACCCGCTACTCCAGTCAGCCACTGACCGGTTCTCCCAGCAACATTTTTTGTGACCGAGTGCAGGCTGCCTTCGCCTCTCTGTACTGCTGTCagcagccactgcgggagaacCACAGACCGGGAGGAAAAGCCTTTTTTCAGCCAGCCTATCCCAGCAACAACAGTTAATTCCACCGTCTGCAGCTCCAGTCCTTTCACTGGGCGGTGGCAGacgctggcggcagggctccgtCGCTGAGCTTGCTCACCTCCATCTGCCAGTTCGGTAATTTCTTTGCCGACAAGTGGCGCCGCGCGTGCTTCGTGAGGTGGTCGCTGCGCATGAAGCGCCGCTCGCACATCGGGCACGCAAACTTCTTCTCGCCGGTGTGCGTCCTGCGGTGCCGGGACAGTTCATCAGAGCGAGCAAACCTCCTCTCACAGCCCTTCCAACTGCAACTGAACGGCTTTTCTCCTAGAAGGGAAGAAATTACAGAGGAGAAAACCCAGTGAGTACTGAGCAATAAACAGTGCTGCCTAAACTGGCAGGATTTCACTTAATTGGCAGGAAAGTTTCTATTAAGGCAGCTGAGCCAAAAATCTATTTATTATACAgacaaaatgtggaaaattgTTTACATACTAATATTTAAGCATGCAGACTCACTATCTGAAAGGCTAAGTAGTATCAGTGAGGGTTAAAGGATCAAAAAGGGTTAAAGGTTAGAAATTCCCCGGAACCACATTGTTTGAAATGCTCTTTGCATCTCAAGACAGCTGATTTTAACTCAGCTCCGCGTAAACTGCGGATAATGATGACTCAGCATGCCCAAAATTCCCCTCTGAAGCACTGCCTGCAATGATGCTTTATGTAACTGAGCCTGTGTGAAAATACATGGAACTCCTTCTGCTACTGCAGTTAAGGGCTGAACCTGGAGAAGTTACTCTGGAACAACCAAGGCAGGGATAGTTTGCAGTGGATTCTCACATCCTCTCATAAAACAATCTCCAAGTTTTATCCACTTCTGGCAAAGGCATTCCTGAGAAAAAGCCTACTAAGGCACCTTTAACTCTGGAAAGCATGCTCCACGTTGGGCAAGGCCTTGCTTCCAGAGATGCATTACTGAACACCTTCTGACACAAAGCGAGTTCAGCACAAAGTGCTGAGTCAACTTCCCCTCAGGGAAATTCCCGTCAGAGATTAGGCAGCATTATAATGCACACTGGCAAAAAAACTATTTCACTGCTGGCCCACAATTTGCTCAATAAACAGATCCAGAAATCGCTACAACTATAACAAGCTGTATATACAACCAGAGTTTTTCTACATTAGATTTTAACACGCAGCAGCAGTAACCAACCTGTGTGTGTTCTGACATGAGCCTTCAAATGGGAGCTCTTGAAGTACGTTTTCCCACATCCTGGGTAGCCGCAAATGTGACTTCTTATTCTTGAAGAATCAGCCTGAGGAGTGGTTTTTGCTGTAGAAGGTAcaaagccaggagcaggggcaaTGGGAGAGAGTCTCGTGCCATTTGGACTTACAATGGGAGCCTTCGTGCCCTGCACAACGGGCTGGGGCACAACAAACATGAcagcacctttgggaacctGGGTGCCCATGAAGACCAtgggctggcagagagctggctgctggctcGGGGCGGCGCTGGGCACCACGGCCGTCACAACACTGTTGTTTGTGGGCAGTGGCACCATCTGGCAAATCACTGGCACAGGGGGGGCCCCGCTGCCTCGGGCAGGGGACAGCGGTGCTGCCACCGCTGGCTGCTCGGCTGGCTCAGGGACAGACTCCTCCTTGCTCACCGAGGGCTTTGCCGAGGGCACGGGACCAGCAGCCGGCTCTGCAGTTCTTCCTTCTGCCACTGACAGTCCGCTGGGCTCAGCGCTGGCTGCACTCGGTGCCACGGCAGAGCACACCGAGGGCTCTTCTTTGGCGCTCCGTTTCCTGTTTGTTTCCCCCCAAGCACTGTCCTGGAATTTGAGCACACTGGCCGTTCTCACAGGGCAGGTTTTGTGATCACAGAGCTGGGCATCAGCCGTGTGCCGGATAACACTTGTCACTCGAGCCTTCAGAGGCCCGGCCGCTGGAGACCGCTCCGCTTCTCTCCGGGGTGTGGCCACAGGAGGCTTGGCAGCCTCGGGCAGCGCCTTGCCGAGCGGATGGATCACCTGCGACATCTCCAAGTCCGAAGGGCTGTAGGGAGGGGTCAGGCACTGTGAGGGAGACAGGGACACAGTAAGGGGGGGTGCTAACAGGACATCACCGCATTAATCGTTAAAAACAAGCTTAATTGTTAAAAACAAGCACGCAAACACAAACTGGAAAACTTACAAATGCTGGTATTGCATTGAAGTCCGCTGCTCCAGGAAGCAAAGCCTCGTCACTTTCTTCTGACATGTCAGATGCAGGAGTTATAGGTCTCATTTCTGCATGCCTCTTGAGATCTGATTTCCAGTTACAACTCATAGAAATAAGGGCTTCTACAGCCTCATAATCACTTTTTTCAGGTGTATTGTTCCAGAAATACCTCATATCTCTCTGTTTTTCAGTCATCATCTCCATTTCTTACTCCTGTTTTggttagaggaaaaaaaaaaaggaaactttaAATATGAGGCTAAGTTTGAGTATTTTGCAGCTGCTTGTAAAAAGGCATTGCTAAAAACAAACAGGGCAACCTGTGCAAGATAAATACACTTAACGTACCTgtattttcctgctttctttcttatttatgtaatatttttctgaagttgTTAGCAAGGAAATCTGGCCATCCGATGAAAATTATATAGTTACTTGAGACAAAAGAACTACTCTGGATCTTAAGTATGCCAAAGTTATTCTACGCTGCAAAGGCTGTGTCTGAGAACTTAGAAAAAACttcccaccccccaaaaaaaactaAATCAGAGCTTCCTCACCATCCCACCCTCCTTCTATTTTTGCTTTGGAATCACACAGCCCTCAGGATTGTACTTATTTCGGCACATGAGAAAGGACCGCATTGGGGCTGATTCACATTTTCTTCGAAAGGtattaacaacaaaaaaaaacgtTCCAGAAAACATTCAGAGGATCCCTCTCTCACACACGTACGTGCCAGGGAGATCACCTGCCTGCCGAGCCGAGCCGCACGCACACTCGGCGTGCCCACAGCCCGCTCCGTgcgctcccggcccggccctcaCGCAGGGCTGTGGGCGGGGCTCAGCgcgggccccgcccccggctGTTGGGCGCGCGCCACCCTCACCTCAGCGCACCCCGCCGGCCGCCTCCGcgcgcgccgcccccgccctcCCCTATTGGTTCCCCCGGAGCCGCGCCGGGCGCCCATTGGCCCGCACCGAAAAGGGCGCGGCCCGGGGCGGGGCACCTGAACAAAGCGTGATCGGGCGCCGCCGCGCGCCGACCTTTCCCCCAGTTCCCCCGCGCGGCGCCCCCGCCTCCGgcgcgcggcggcggccggccgtgagggagggagggcgggGGAAGGAGCCCGGGCGGGAGGAGCCGTCACCgcgggcgggggccgggctGGGGTCAGCGCCGCCACACCCGACGCCTCCCGCCGCGGGGGAAGGGAAACGGAGCGAAGCGGCGACCCTGCGGGGAGCGGGTTACGGAGGCGACGGCCGGCTGTTCCCGCGGCGCCGCGCCGCTTCCCTGCCGCCGCGCCAGCCATCCCGCGTGGCGCCGGGATCCCCCCggctttctcctcctccctcaccGCTGCCACTTGGTACATGCAGCCGCCGAGGCCGGCGCCCGCACCCGGTCGGGAACGCAGGCACAAGGGGCTGCACGGCGCCGGACCGGCGCTGCCAACAGGTTCTCGGCGGCTTCTGTCCCTGCCGCGGCTTCCCTCGCCGGCCGGCCCCGCGGAGGGCTCTCCACGCGGGCGGCGCTCCCACAGCCCGccccagcactcccagtccCCCGCCGCGACTCAGCCCCTCCAGCCGCTGCCCCAGCCCGACCTCCCGCCCGCTGTCCCTGCTATGGAGGGTCGCCCCCGCACGTGCCCCGGGGATCCCCGTGCCGCATCACCCCCGGGGACTCCCTCCGTCCCAGCCGCCCCGACCCCCGGGATGCCCGGTTCGCTCACCGGAGGAGCCGAGCCCGCCCCGAGCTGCCGCCGCCGCTCTCCCggttttcctctttttgttCGCCGCTCCCCACTCGGGCGGCGGCGCCCCCGGGCCCGCGCGCGGGGGGGTGGGCGGGGCCTCGGCCGCCCGCCGGCCAATCGCCGGCAAAGGTGTGTGGTGCGGCGGCCAATGGGCGCCGGGCGGCCGCGCGTGATCGGCGGCCGCGCGGCGGCGTGGCCGGAGTGTCAGCGCGGCGTGTCCCCGCCGGCGGCTGAGTCAGggcggccgcccccgcccctcCTGCCGCGCCgtgcccttccctcccctccccggcATCCGTGTGggagcggcgggggcggcccggCGCTTCCTCCTGCATGAGGTCACACGGCGGCGGGGGAGGGAGCAGCCTCCCCGCTGCGGCCCCCGCTCCCCGCAGGGCTGAGGTGaagcggggccgcgggcgggggGAGAGCGGCGCGGTCGTTCCGAGCTCCTCGGGCCTCTGTGGCCCATCCCCGCGGCTGGGCGCGCCCGCGGGACCGCTGCTGTGTCCTGGCAGCACCCTCGGGCTGGGGGAGTCGCTGCCACGCGTCGGGACCAGCCCGGTGTGCGGCATGGCCGTGTCAGCCCCGGGCGGTCCGCGGCAGACGCGGTCTGGGGGGAGCCCGGGCAGGCCTCGCCCGCTGCCGCCCGGCCGGGTCCCTGCCGGTCGCGTTACCCCGCAGAGCCGTGTGATCCGCTCTGCTCCGTGCGCGGATTAGGGCGGGCTCTTTCTCCCGTCAGAAAACTGTAATGAAAGTTGAAAGAGCGACTGTGTGTGGTCAGGACCTGAGAAGCCAGgtccaggccaggctgcagctgtgacTGGTGTTGGGCTCTAGAAATGCTATTGATGCTTCGTTGTGGTTCAGTTTCTTTCCTGCTGCTTATTTAGCCTCACTTAAGAGATTTACCCTCCTTCTCCTAAGTCTAGAGTCATTTGGTgagagcatttttttttttttttctttctaacacCTTCTTTGCCGCAGTCTTCCACAGTAAGACCAGTTATCCTCAGGGCCTCGTGATCTGGTagagagggacagggagcagaTTGGACACCCTgtaatccaggaggaagcagtcAGAGACCTGCTGTGCCACTTAGATGCTCACAGGTCTGTGGGACTGGATTGAACGCATCCTGGGGTGATGAGGGAGCCAAGCTCCTCTTCATCATTTATCATGAGTCCTGGCTAACCAAGGAGGTCCCACATGCCTGGGAGCTGGCCAGTGTGACACCCGTCCACAGGAAGGGCCAGAAGGTGGATCCAGAGAACTGCAGGCCTGTCACTA is a window from the Passer domesticus isolate bPasDom1 chromosome 1, bPasDom1.hap1, whole genome shotgun sequence genome containing:
- the KLF10 gene encoding Krueppel-like factor 10, coding for MEMMTEKQRDMRYFWNNTPEKSDYEAVEALISMSCNWKSDLKRHAEMRPITPASDMSEESDEALLPGAADFNAIPAFCLTPPYSPSDLEMSQVIHPLGKALPEAAKPPVATPRREAERSPAAGPLKARVTSVIRHTADAQLCDHKTCPVRTASVLKFQDSAWGETNRKRSAKEEPSVCSAVAPSAASAEPSGLSVAEGRTAEPAAGPVPSAKPSVSKEESVPEPAEQPAVAAPLSPARGSGAPPVPVICQMVPLPTNNSVVTAVVPSAAPSQQPALCQPMVFMGTQVPKGAVMFVVPQPVVQGTKAPIVSPNGTRLSPIAPAPGFVPSTAKTTPQADSSRIRSHICGYPGCGKTYFKSSHLKAHVRTHTGEKPFSCSWKGCERRFARSDELSRHRRTHTGEKKFACPMCERRFMRSDHLTKHARRHLSAKKLPNWQMEVSKLSDGALPPASATAQ